One Acidobacteriota bacterium genomic window, TTTCCCGGCACGACCTTTACGCACATGCACAGCAACGTCAATGACGCCGGCCGCCTCCTGACCATTGTCGATCTTCCGGGGACCTATTCTCTCTGTCCGAGCGACCCTCATGAACAGGTCCCCTTGGTCCATCTTTTCACGGAAAAGCCCGATATCGTCGTCAACGTCATTGACGCCTCGATCCTGAGTCGAAGTCTTGAATTTACGCTTGAACTCGTCGAATTGGGCTATCCGCTTGTCGTCGCTCTGAATATGATCGATCTGGCCGAAAGCAAGGGTGTGACCATCGACCCCGCCGCGCTGGAAGCTCTTCTGGGCGTTCCGGTCATTCCGACCATCGCCACTCACGGCCGCGGCGTCAAGCAGCTCCTGGATGCCGCTTTTGATGTCCTGGCCCGAGGCGCTAAGCCCGATCCGCGGTGCTGGTCGGGAGATGTCGAGGACAAGGTCCGCGAACTCGAAAGCCTGATCCCTGAGGACTACCCGATTTTGGGCAACCGCCGTTTCACCGCCGTCAAGCTTTTGGAATCGGCTCATATGGCATGTGACGAGCTGCTCGGCGAAATTGCGCCGGAGTTGAAAGGGAATGTCGAGAGAATCCGGCGGGAGATGGAGGCGCACCGCGGCGTTCCCGCCTATGAGATCATCTCGGCCGAACGCCACCACTTGGCTCTCAAGTTTTTTGAACAGAGCAGCCGGGTCGAACGCGGCCGCCGATTGACCTGGGACAAAAAGATCGACGGCATCCTCATGCATCCGTTCTTCGGGTACGTCATCATGGCGGCCGTTTTCCTGGCATTTTTTCTGGTCATCTTCAAGATCGGGACGCCGCTTGAGGAACTGGTCCTGGGGCCTCTGGGTTCGTTAAGAGAGATCCTTAAACAGAATTTCGGCGGCGGACCCGTCTTCGTCGTCCTGGACGGACTGATCCAGGGCTTCGGCGGCGGCCTGGGCATCGTTCTTCCGTTTTTTATTCCCCTTCTTTTTCTCATGTCCCTTCTCGATGATCTCGGCTATCTATCCCGGGCCGGATTCCTTCTGGACACATTCATGCACCGGCTGGGACTTCACGGCAAATCCGTCTCTCTCTTCCTCCTGGGTTTCGGGTGCAATGTCCCGGCCATCATGGCCACGCGCATCCTGGAGTCGAGACGGGATCGGATCCTGACGACGCTTCTCATTCCGTTCATCCCCTGTGCGGCCCGGACGACGATCATTCTCGCTCTGGTGGCCTACTACCTCGGCCCGTTCTGGGCTCTGGGTTTTTACGCGGTCAACCTAGTCATCGTGGCCGTTTTGGGATGGATTCTGAGCCGTTTTTTCAAGGGCGCCTCTCCGGGTCTGATCCTGGAGATTCCATCGCTGAAAATCCCCCGGCTTCGGAACATTTGGCGGAAAACCTGGCTCCAGCTGTACTCCTTCATCCGGTTTGCCTGGCCCATCCTGATCGGCGGCAGCATCGTCCTGAGCATCCTTCACGCCCTCGGAGCCGACCGGCATATCAATACGATTCTTTCGCCTCTCGTTTCCGGAGCACTCGGTCTTCCCGATGAGCTTGGTGTCACCCTGATCTTCGGTTTCCTCAGAAAGGAACTGTCCCTGATCATGATGCTCCAGGCCCTCGGAGTGGAATTCCAGGATGTCCTCACGGTCCTCAGCCGGGAACAGGTTCTCGTTTTCTCGGTCTTCATCAGTTTTTTCATTCCCTGTCTTTCCACCGTCGCCGTGATCTGGAAGGAAATCGGAAGACTCTACGCGCTCCTCTCCGCCGCCCTGAACATCACCGTCGCCCTTCTTCTCAGCCTTCTTGTCCGGCTCTTGATTTGATTTTGCTTGGCTGTATCATAGTCAGGATATCGTAGGACATGAAAAAAAAACCCAACTTAAAGCATGCGTGAGATGCGGATGAAGCTCAACATTGACAGGACGGCCGCGGC contains:
- the feoB gene encoding ferrous iron transport protein B — translated: MSRPDIPVAVFVGQPNSGKSTLFNALAGHKAETSNFPGTTFTHMHSNVNDAGRLLTIVDLPGTYSLCPSDPHEQVPLVHLFTEKPDIVVNVIDASILSRSLEFTLELVELGYPLVVALNMIDLAESKGVTIDPAALEALLGVPVIPTIATHGRGVKQLLDAAFDVLARGAKPDPRCWSGDVEDKVRELESLIPEDYPILGNRRFTAVKLLESAHMACDELLGEIAPELKGNVERIRREMEAHRGVPAYEIISAERHHLALKFFEQSSRVERGRRLTWDKKIDGILMHPFFGYVIMAAVFLAFFLVIFKIGTPLEELVLGPLGSLREILKQNFGGGPVFVVLDGLIQGFGGGLGIVLPFFIPLLFLMSLLDDLGYLSRAGFLLDTFMHRLGLHGKSVSLFLLGFGCNVPAIMATRILESRRDRILTTLLIPFIPCAARTTIILALVAYYLGPFWALGFYAVNLVIVAVLGWILSRFFKGASPGLILEIPSLKIPRLRNIWRKTWLQLYSFIRFAWPILIGGSIVLSILHALGADRHINTILSPLVSGALGLPDELGVTLIFGFLRKELSLIMMLQALGVEFQDVLTVLSREQVLVFSVFISFFIPCLSTVAVIWKEIGRLYALLSAALNITVALLLSLLVRLLI